A part of Pectinatus sottacetonis genomic DNA contains:
- a CDS encoding lysophospholipid acyltransferase family protein encodes MQYRILKILSFCVCMLPHKALLYIGKVLGILYFRCIAKERNRAIKQMRASLDNSESEAAELVKKSFINMGQSFLEILYTPRLNKANINDFVAPEGLEKVKNALAEGHGVVLLTGHVGNWEWLAASLAFNGMPTTTIVKPQPNSQHTRILNEYREMVGVEVFARGTSELLAAARALKKGKILGFLADQDAGPGGAFIKFLGRTASTPLGPAVFAHKFSSPVIPMFIVRRNDGKHRLIVGNVMRYKDSGNIDDDLLTFTREMTAFVEKVIRENPTQWLWFQKRWNTKPNEQKIKHHVSGRR; translated from the coding sequence TTGCAGTATCGTATATTAAAAATATTAAGTTTTTGTGTGTGCATGCTGCCGCATAAAGCATTATTATATATAGGTAAAGTTTTAGGAATATTATATTTTCGTTGTATAGCAAAGGAACGTAATAGGGCTATAAAACAAATGCGTGCGTCATTGGATAATAGTGAATCAGAAGCTGCTGAACTGGTGAAAAAATCTTTTATAAATATGGGACAATCTTTTCTGGAAATACTTTATACACCGCGTTTAAATAAAGCTAATATAAATGATTTTGTCGCACCGGAAGGACTCGAGAAGGTAAAGAATGCATTAGCAGAAGGACATGGAGTAGTACTTCTTACGGGGCATGTGGGAAATTGGGAATGGCTGGCAGCTTCACTGGCCTTTAATGGAATGCCAACGACGACTATAGTTAAGCCACAGCCTAATTCACAGCATACACGTATATTGAATGAATACAGGGAAATGGTAGGAGTAGAAGTTTTTGCCAGAGGAACAAGTGAGCTTTTAGCAGCGGCTAGAGCTTTAAAAAAAGGAAAAATTTTAGGTTTTCTGGCAGATCAGGATGCTGGTCCGGGCGGTGCGTTTATTAAGTTTTTAGGACGGACAGCATCTACTCCATTAGGACCAGCTGTATTTGCTCATAAATTTTCATCACCAGTAATACCTATGTTCATAGTGCGGCGTAACGATGGCAAACATCGTTTAATAGTCGGTAATGTTATGCGTTACAAGGACTCGGGAAATATAGATGATGATTTACTTACCTTTACACGGGAAATGACTGCTTTTGTGGAGAAGGTAATTAGAGAAAACCCTACGCAATGGCTATGGTTCCAGAAACGGTGGAATACTAAACCAAATGAACAAAAAATAAAACATCATGTATCGGGAAGACGATAA
- a CDS encoding LptA/OstA family protein, with product MKKMTNKFKIAVITVVYTFIICVGTVFAAENKATEVNADTIEYNMQTGVINAMGNVVMMQNGARISGTNAVYNTKTQQGSVTGNVVADKGNMHMTANEVFTQGADNIVASGNVRAHQLDKTLIGSKLEYNSKTDYAIMPSGGKIISKDGTITGNTLEAYMDSNHFIAAGNVHIVSQTRNIEAYSDNADYYSDASGKIVLNGNAVAMQDNNTIKGDKLTLYLDDNGNAAIK from the coding sequence ATGAAAAAAATGACCAATAAATTTAAAATAGCTGTTATAACTGTAGTATATACTTTTATAATATGTGTCGGGACAGTTTTTGCGGCAGAGAATAAAGCAACTGAAGTAAATGCAGATACAATAGAATATAATATGCAGACAGGCGTTATAAACGCTATGGGAAACGTGGTAATGATGCAAAATGGAGCAAGAATAAGTGGAACAAATGCCGTATATAATACAAAAACACAGCAAGGTAGTGTTACTGGTAATGTTGTTGCCGATAAGGGTAATATGCATATGACAGCAAATGAAGTTTTTACGCAAGGAGCAGACAATATAGTCGCGTCGGGAAATGTGAGAGCACATCAATTGGACAAGACACTTATTGGTTCAAAACTGGAGTATAATTCTAAAACAGATTATGCGATAATGCCTAGCGGAGGTAAAATCATATCAAAAGATGGTACTATCACTGGGAATACATTAGAAGCTTATATGGATAGTAATCATTTTATTGCGGCGGGAAATGTACATATAGTCAGTCAGACACGTAATATTGAAGCATATAGTGATAATGCAGATTATTATAGTGATGCGTCGGGAAAAATTGTGTTAAATGGTAATGCAGTAGCTATGCAGGATAATAATACTATAAAAGGTGATAAGCTTACCTTGTATTTAGATGATAATGGAAATGCGGCAATAAAATAG
- the lptC gene encoding LPS export ABC transporter periplasmic protein LptC, giving the protein MNKLTKNKKLILIYALIIFVVAVCVWAVVTKPVPTKKSAQNVNNERSMDYKSNTIVEEKDGKKIWEIKAESINMNTDTQEAEMKKIEGKYYGEPGKILTVTAPHGLYDAKEKNIILDQGVHAENSDGLSFDAQKMTWNNKEQLFTGEGNVRIVRADIQAAGDKFESSKAFSQFKLTGHAHIIRR; this is encoded by the coding sequence ATGAATAAATTAACAAAAAATAAAAAATTAATATTAATATATGCGCTTATCATATTTGTCGTTGCTGTCTGTGTATGGGCTGTTGTAACAAAACCAGTACCGACTAAAAAATCGGCTCAGAATGTAAATAATGAACGAAGTATGGATTATAAGTCCAATACTATTGTGGAAGAAAAAGATGGTAAAAAAATATGGGAAATAAAGGCTGAGAGCATAAATATGAACACTGATACACAAGAAGCGGAAATGAAAAAAATAGAAGGGAAATATTATGGTGAGCCGGGAAAGATTTTAACAGTGACAGCACCGCATGGGCTTTATGATGCAAAAGAAAAAAATATTATTTTGGATCAGGGAGTACATGCAGAAAATAGTGATGGTTTAAGCTTTGATGCGCAAAAAATGACATGGAATAATAAAGAACAGCTGTTTACAGGTGAGGGAAATGTAAGAATAGTCAGAGCTGATATACAGGCTGCTGGAGATAAATTTGAGAGCAGTAAAGCTTTTTCTCAGTTTAAGTTGACCGGTCATGCGCATATAATAAGGAGATAG